One window of the Cryptomeria japonica chromosome 7, Sugi_1.0, whole genome shotgun sequence genome contains the following:
- the LOC131040019 gene encoding putative B3 domain-containing protein Os03g0621600, producing the protein MNECCERLNGYLQPHSAVFSPHRIEFTMENENVEEKAVYFFKVMLGDFAYKLRIPPAFVKNLITQIGKNIILQGPNGQGWFVTLWGTSTQLEFRQGWEKFVYDHTIELGDFLVFKYICRSYFRVIIFGRSGCEKNGSVFHSPLPTVWDYVGGKNDHAEAMAEQGKKANSSARACGRLSKSSAYRQWKSSPAGKKSQTAKSVGIETKEKSYQGSYYVSCRRHVSEAERNKALKAANSFTSDKPFSLIIMKPSQVYQGFWLGISKACRANLQLPTTKKIEVTLVDPNHKEWSVQYLGNDNPGMSGGWKSFSLANNLEEGDICVFERVDNNINKFKLAVHIFRVVNTCTPYKRMEGTGKPGNIALSSSPAKKKMKGNTVSRKDLAINLSGKAFIPKQGKIAERGFEQVQVKKELGASNSIKPKKCMSAIYDKKPGSRRCARFNRANSLAEFPKKEICSEAYRDGQKSISGDEVELPRKIISLDDENENVEQDDLIIISD; encoded by the exons ATGAATGAATGCTGTGAAAGACTTAACGGCTATTTACAACCACATTCTGCTGTTTTCTCACCTCACAGAATTGAGTTTACCatggaaaatgaaaatgtagaagaAAAAGCTGTATATTTCTTCAAAGTGATGCTGGGAGACTTTGCTTACAAACTG CGTATTCCTCCAGCATTTGTTAAAAATCTCATAACCCAGATTGGCAAAAATATTATTTTGCAAGGCCCAAATGGGCAAGGATGGTTTGTAACATTATGGGGTACAAGTACGCAACTGGAATTTAGGCAGGGCTGGGAAAAATTCGTGTATGATCATACAATAGAGTTGGGAGATTTTCTGGTGTTTAAGTATATCTGTAGGTCTTATTTCAGAGTTATAATATTTGGGAGAAGTGGGTGCGAGAAAAATGGCAGTGTCTTTCATAGCCCGTTGCCAACTGTTTGGGATTATGTTGGGGGAAAGAATGATCATGCAGAAGCAATGGCCGAACAGGGCAAGAAAGCCAATTCCTCTGCTCGTGCTTGTG GCCGTCTTTCAAAGAGCTCTGCCTACCGCCAATGGAAGTCATCTCCTGCCGGAAAGAAGTCTCAAACAGCGAAATCTGTAGGGATTGAGACCAAAGaaaagagctatcaaggatcttATTATGTTTCATGTAGACGTCATGTTAGTGAAGCAGAAAGGAACAAGGCTCTCAAAGCTGCTAACTCTTTCACATCAGATAAACCCTTCTCATTAATCATCATGAAACCATCTCAAGTATATCAAGGGTTTTGGCTT GGTATTTCAAAAGCATGCAGAGCTAATCTCCAATTACCAACAACTAAAAAAATAGAAGTGACTTTGGTGGATCCCAACCATAAGGAATGGTCAGTTCAGTATTTGGGAAACGATAACCCTGGCATGAGTGGGGGTTGGAAATCTTTTTCCCTTGCCAATAATCTAGAGGAAGGAGACATTTGTGTTTTTGAAAGGGTGGACAAtaacataaataaatttaaattggcAGTCCATATTTTTAGGGTTGTAAATACTTGTACTCCTTACAAGAGGATGGAAGGCACAGGAAAGCCTGGTAACATTGCATTATCTTCAAGCCCTGctaagaagaaaatgaaaggaaATACTGTATCGAGGAAAGATCTTGCCATCAATTTGTCAGGAAAAGCATTCATACCAAAACAAGGAAAAATTGCAGAACGGGGGTTCGAGCAAGTGCAGGTGAAGAAAGAGCTGGGTGCAAGCAATTCTATTAAACCTAAAAAATGCATGTCTGCTATTTATGATAAGAAACCAGGTTCTAGGCGTTGTGCAAGATTTAACCGAGCAAACAGTTTGGCGGAGTTTCCAAAGAAAGAGATATGTTCTGAAGCATATAGAGATGGACAAAAATCAATTAGTGGAGATGAAGTGGAACTGCCAAGAAAGATTATTTCTTTAGATGATGAGAATGAGAATGTTGAACAAGATGACTTGATAATTATTTCAGACTAG